A stretch of the Solanum dulcamara chromosome 6, daSolDulc1.2, whole genome shotgun sequence genome encodes the following:
- the LOC129892994 gene encoding receptor-like protein EIX2 encodes MKNNSFQLIFLILLIQLLYFTCINYHFVSSAGTSCIETDKNALLNLKENLIDPSGRLSSWIDQEDCCQWLGVTCDNKTGNVVKIDLRNKFSRNYGLRGEINPSLLELQQLRYLDLSMNNFEGIKVPEFIGRLKELRYLNLSGASLTCSVSSFLGNLSNLQVLDLGGLDLSKDTNSWLQIINDHVPSLLELHLPQCQLLKLPSSFPSINLTSLLVLDLSNNVVSSSTFPQWIFKLSNLVYLDLSSNNIFSELSDEFGKLSFLEYLDLSSNYGINGTLKRSLGKLCNLKTLILSYNNISGNTTDFINALSECQSNSLETLELSFNELTGNLPDTLGYLRKLKNLQLRFNSLTGTIPETIGNLSSLETFYLTSNKMSGNLTTSIGQLRSLISLDISENMWEGIVTEDHFLNLSNLKEFLVGMKLGKNITLGFNISKNWTPSFKLTFLTIQSCQLGPEFPHWLKDQNELTSIIFNTAGISDGVPVWFVELDLKLDNLDMAYNNLTGKVPNKFNFNFQANVDLSTNRFEGPLPLWSSNVSTLYLRDNLFSGPVPLNICEALANISDLDISKNNLNGTIPLCMGDMNQLTTLALDNNQLIGKVPDFWGKLPLLYWIDMSENGLSGQIPDSLGSLAYLMFLRLSGNNLSGELPSSLRNCTKMINIDLSNNQLSGLIPAWLGETMTSLLILSVRNNRFSGHIPLKVCSLSGLHILDLSGNNLSGSIPSCFGNLEGFKVELTDVELEARQYQGTLKLEAKGRILSYEKILYLVNSIDLSSNSLSGEIPIEIANLHKLGTLNLSRNHLTGNIPTDIGKLRWVETLDLSINQLSGPIPTSISTLDFLSHLNLSYNKFTGKIPTSTQFQTKVDPTIFQGNVALCGPPLTECVGDRTTTSTTSQSGRNDDEGETDDEEKLEKVWFFAVVGLGYIVGFWTFFGTLIFKKRWRIAYCRFIEICILEFYEWSCNFVKKCLDV; translated from the coding sequence ATGAAGAACAATTCATTTCAACTTATCTTTCTCATATTGTTAATTCAACTTTTGTATTTCACTTGCATAAACTATCACTTTGTTTCCTCCGCTGGCACCTCTTGCATTGAAACAGATAAGAATGCATTGCTAAACCTTAAAGAAAATCTCATAGATCCTTCAGGCAGGCTATCTTCTTGGATTGATCAAGAAGATTGTTGCCAATGGCTTGGTGTAACATGTGACAACAAGACCGGAAACGTCGTAAAGATTGATCTCAGGAAcaaattttcaagaaactatGGATTGAGAGGTGAGATTAATCCATCTTTACTTGAGTTACAACAATTGAGATACTTGGACTTGAGCATGAACAATTTTGAAGGTATCAAAGTACCTGAATTCATCGGTCGCCTTAAAGAATTGAGATATCTCAATCTATCTGGTGCATCTTTAACTTGTTCAGTATCTTCATTTCTTGGAAACCTCTCTAATTTGCAAGTTCTTGATTTGGGAGGTTTAGATCTTAGCAAAGATACTAATTCTTGGCTTCAAATAATCAATGATCATGTACCTTCTCTATTGGAGTTGCATTTGCCTCAATGTCAACTTTTAAAACTTCCATCTTCTTTTCCATCTATAAATCTTACTTCCCTTTTGGTACTTGATCTTTCCAACAATGTTGTCAGCTCAAGTACATTCCCTCAATGGATATTCAAACTTAGTAACCTTGTGTATCTTGACTTAAGTTCCAACAATATCTTTAGTGAACTGTCTGATGAGTTTGGTAAGCTCAGTTTCCTTGAATATCTTGATCTGTCTTCCAATTATGGTATCAATGGAACACTCAAGAGAAGCTTAGGGAAACTATGTAATTTGAAGACTTTGATCCTCTCTTACAACAACATCAGTGGAAACACTACTGATTTCATCAATGCCTTATCTGAATGCCAAAGCAACAGCTTGGAGACATTGGAGTTGAGTTTCAATGAATTGACAGGAAATCTTCCTGATACATTAGGCTACTTGAGGAAGCTAAAGAATCTTCAATTGAGGTTCAACTCATTGACAGGAACAATACCTGAAACTATAGGGAACTTATCATCATTGGAGACATTCTACCTCACATCCAACAAAATGAGTGGGAACCTCACCACGAGTATTGGGCAGCTCAGGTCGTTGATCTCTTTGGACATCTCGGAGAATATGTGGGAAGGTATTGTCACAGAAGACCATTTTTTGAATCTTTCCAACTTGAAAGAATTTTTAGTTGGCATGAAACTTGGTAAAAATATTACCTTGGGATTCAATATCAGCAAGAATTGGACTCCTTCATTCAAGCTGACATTCTTGACCATTCAGTCATGTCAATTAGGCCCTGAATTCCCACATTGGCTGAAAGATCAGAATGAGCTCACCAGTATAATATTCAATACCGCGGGTATTTCAGATGGTGTACCAGTTTGGTTTGTAGAGTTGGATTTGAAGCTTGATAATCTTGACATGGCTTACAACAACTTGACAGGGAAAGTTCCTAAcaaatttaactttaactttcaaGCCAATGTGGATTTAAGCACTAATCGCTTCGAGGGTCCTCTACCACTATGGTCTTCTAATGTTTCAACATTGTATCTGAGGGATAACTTGTTTTCAGGACCTGTTCCTCTCAACATTTGTGAAGCACTTGCCAATATATCAGACTTGGACATCTCCAAGAACAATCTAAATGGCACAATTCCCTTGTGCATGGGTGATATGAATCAGTTGACTACTTTAGCGCTCGATAACAACCAACTTATCGGAAAGGTTCCTGATTTCTGGGGTAAGCTACCACTTCTTTATTGGATAGACATGTCAGAGAATGGCCTGTCCGGACAAATTCCAGACTCACTAGGCTCTCTTGCTTATCTGATGTTCTTAAGACTCTCAGGCAACAATCTCTCTGGAGAACTGCCTTCGAGTTTGAGAAATTGCACGAAAATGATTAACATTGATCTTAGTAACAATCAGTTGTCAGGGCTAATCCCAGCTTGGCTAGGGGAAACAATGACATCACTGTTAATCCTTAGTGTAAGGAACAATAGGTTTTCAGGCCACATTCCTTTAAAAGTCTGTAGCCTTTCAGGTCTTCACATACTAGACCTTTCAGGAAACAACTTATCCGGTTCTATACCGTCCtgttttggaaatttggaaggCTTCAAGGTTGAGCTAACTGATGTAGAACTAGAAGCTAGACAATATCAAGGGACATTGAAACTAGAGGCAAAAGGAAGAATACTTTCTTATGAGAAAATCCTTTACCTAGTAAATAGTATCGATCTATCTAGCAACAGTTTGTCTGGAGAAATCCCAATAGAGATAGCAAACTTACATAAACTTGGAACCTTGAACTTGTCCAGGAACCATTTGACAGGAAATATACCAACAGATATCGGAAAGTTACGATGGGTTGAAACCTTAGATCTTTCAATAAATCAGTTATCAGGTCCTATCCCAACTAGCATATCAACTTTAGACTTTCTGAGTCACTTGAACTTGTCTTACAATAAGTTTACAGGAAAAATTCCTACTAGTACTCAGTTTCAAACCAAAGTTGATCCAACAATTTTCCAAGGAAATGTAGCACTTTGTGGTCCTCCTTTGACAGAATGTGTTGGTGATAGGACTACGACGAGTACGACATCTCAAAGTGGAAGGAATGATGATGAAGGAGAAACAGATGAtgaagaaaaacttgagaaagtATGGTTCTTTGCTGTTGTTGGTTTGGGATACATAGTAGGTTTTTGGACATTTTTTGGCACTTTGATCTTCAAGAAAAGATGGAGAATTGCTTATTGCAGATTCATTGAGATATGTATTttggagttctatgaatggtCTTGCAATTTTGTGAAAAAATGTTTAGATGTTTAA
- the LOC129891573 gene encoding autophagy-related protein 11 — protein sequence MSSNASSGVVQVGKLLVLIAENGQSHELNCDEYTLVDAVQQFLESVSGIPVGDQLLLYLDVKLELHCPLSTYKLPSDDREVILFNKSRMRSNAPPPLPEQVEIIDILDPPLPSSSHDPHPLDDATDPALKALPSYERQFRFHFQRGHAIYSSSQMRINICERLSREQKVQERALGIARGNLDHFYGMILQNYNDFLKCYSQQYRSHTNLLNNFGRDIDKLRACKLHPALQTASRKCLLDFVKEENLLKLADDCNGSHRQFENKVSEFKLEFGELEHNVKHLFSTKVSHLIREVELAIRDHQKSVSEQKSIMQALSKDVNMVKKLVDDCLTNQLSSSLRPHDAVSALGPMYECHEKSYLPKMQACDGEISNLVEFCKDKKNEMNILVHNYMQKVAYIQFTIKDIRCKFAVFQEALRRQNDLFEHLKVVRGIGPAYRACLAEVVRRKAAMKLYMGMAGQLAERLATRREAEVRRREEFLRINSTYIPRDILASMGLYDTPNHCDVNITPFDTKLLDVDISDIDRYAPEYLLGLSSRSEKHGTLKSPLSLSNDGSQLAETDVSDFAEKIDCEELLQGSEILDIAGTSKMEVENAKLRAELASKIAFMCSTCPEFDFESLDDSKIDSLLKEAREKTSEALHHKEEYEKHLQSMLKAKQIQCESYEKRIKELEQRLSDHYSQGRTHSAGEGVSNLTVSAVKNDDSKSDMSGVGEAHMPCMPAEVMDEVSCACSSSNIKPGSKQIKEQEGLDDNMTDSSGMINPQLDSSMLDPHRDEEHENFPVKDKKDTTLVGGDMALATSSMAVSISPAQTDMPSEAIAEQGVDAKAREDLLLELQGVLADKSKLLDESGSKVKSLTEEVAKLVRELGIRGKLLDESQMNCAHLENCLHEAREEAQTHLCAADRRASEYSALRASAVKMRSLFERLRVCVLSSGVANLAESLRTLSQSLANSINEKEEDGSAEFRECIRVLADKVGALSRHRAELADKCSKFDAANKQVSKELEEKKELVNTLYKKHQHEKQANKEKISFGRLEIHEIAAFVLNSTGNYEAINRNCPRYYLSAESVALFTDHLPNRPSYIIGLVVHIEQQTVRSTPSTSVRADHDRDRLDILTSDTGTSRLSLNSGSTTNPYGLPVGCEYFVVTVAMLPDTTIHSPPPS from the exons ATGAGTTCAAATGCTTCATCTGGTGTTGTACAAGTAGGGAAGCTTTTGGTTCTTATTGCTGAGAATGGGCAATCACATGAACTGAATTGTGATGAATATACTCTTGTTGATGCTGTTCAGCAATTCCTAGAGTCTGTTTCTGGGATTCCTGTTGGTGATCAGCTTCTTTTGTACTTAGATGTGAAACTTGAATTGCATTGTCCCCTTTCTACTTACAAGCTCCCATCGGATGACCGGGAAGTTATCTTGTTTAATAAATCTAGAATGAGAAGCAATGCGCCACCTCCTTTGCCCGAGCAAGTTGAGATAATTGATATTCTTGATCCGCCATTACCATCGTCCTCACATGACCCCCACCCTTTGGATGATGCTACAGACCCTGCCTTGAAAGCCTTGCCTTCTTATGAGAGGCAATTCAGGTTCCACTTCCAGCGCGGTCATGCCATTTATAGCAGTTCCCAAATGAGAATCAATATTTGTGAGAGGCTTTCAAGAGAGCAAAAAGTGCAAGAGAGGGCTTTAGGGATTGCTAGGGGTAATCTGGATCACTTTTATGGGATGATACTTCAGAATTACAACGACTTTTTAAAGTGTTACTCCCAGCAATATCGTAGCCATACTAACTTGCTGAATAATTTCGGAAGGGATATAGACAAGTTGAGGGCTTGCAAACTTCATCCCGCTCTGCAGACTGCTAGCCGCAAGTGTTTGCTGGATTTCGTGAAAGAGGAGAACTTGCTGAAGTTGGCAGACGATTGTAATGGTTCCCACAGGCAGTTTGAGAATAAAGTGTCCGAATTTAAGCTCGAGTTTGGAGAGCTAGAGCACAATGTCAAGCATTTATTTTCTACCAAGGTTTCACATCTTATAAGGGAAGTTGAACTAGCTATCAGAGACCACCAGAAGTCTGTCAGCGAGCAGAAAAGCATAATGCAGGCTTTGAG CAAGGATGTGAATATGGTCAAAAAGCTCGTGGATGACTGTTTGACCAATCAGTTATCATCTTCCCTCCGTCCACATGATGCTGTTTCAGCCTTGGGACCAATGTATGAATGCCATGAGAAAAGTTACCTTCCTAAGATGCAGGCTTGTGATGGTGAAATCTCCAATTTGGTTGAGTTCTGCAAGGATAAAAAGAACGAAATGAACATTCTTGTTCATAATTACATGCAAAAGGTGGCATATATCCAGTTCACCATCAAAGATATACGATGCAAATTTGCTGTTTTCCAGGAAGCTTTGAGGCGTCAAAATGATTTATTCGAGCACTTAAAAGTGGTCCGAGGGATTGGTCCTGCATACAGGGCATGCCTTGCCGAAGTGGTAAGAAGAAAAGCTGCAATGAAACTATATATGGGAATGGCCGGGCAATTAGCTGAACGGCTTGCAACCAGGAGGGAGGCAGAAGTTCGTAGAAGAGAGGAGTTTCTGAGGATAAATAGTACATACATTCCCCGAGATATTTTGGCTTCCATGGGACTGTATGATACCCCTAACCACTGTGATGTCAATATAACTCCTTTTGACACTAAATTGCTCGATGTTGATATCTCAGACATAGATCGCTATGCTCCTGAGTATCTATTGGGACTCTCTTCCAGGAGTGAAAAGCATGGGACCTTAAAGAGTCCACTTTCCTTGTCTAATGATGGTTCTCAGTTAGCAGAAACTGACGTAAGTGACTTCGCTGAGAAAATTGATTGTGAGGAATTACTTCAGGGCTCAGAGATTCTGGATATTGCTGGAACTAGCAAAATGGAAGTGGAAAATGCAAAATTGAGGGCTGAACTTGCTTCTAAAATAGCCTTTATGTGTTCTACCTGTCCTGAATTTGATTTTGAATCACTTGATGACAGTAAAATTGATAGTTTACTAAAAGAAGCAAGAGAGAAAACTTCTGAGGCTCTACATCATAAAGAAGAGTATGAAAAACACCTTCAATCTATGCTTAAAGCGAAGCAAATTCAGTGTGAATCTTATGAAAAACGGATTAAGGAGTTGGAACAGAGGTTGTCTGATCATTACTCGCAAGGGCGCACACATTCTGCCGGTGAGGGTGTATCTAACTTAACTGTTTCAGCTGTGAAGAATGATGACAGTAAATCAGATATGTCAGGTGTTGGAGAAGCTCACATGCCCTGTATGCCTGCTGAAGTCATGGATGAGGTTTCTTGTGCCTGTAGTTCATCAAATATCAAACCTGGCTCTAAACAAATCAAGGAACAAGAAGGCTTAGATGACAATATGACTGATTCCTCTGGTATGATTAACCCTCAGCTGGATTCATCTATGCTAGATCCACATCGTGATGAAGAGCATGAAAACTTTCCCGTGAAAGACAAAAAAGATACCACATTGGTTGGAGGAGATATGGCACTTGCGACAAGTTCCATGGCTGTGAGTATATCCCCGGCTCAGACTGACATGCCTTCTGAAGCAATTGCTGAACAAGGTGTGGATGCTAAAGCGAGAGAGGATCTTCTCCTGGAGTTGCAAGGTGTCCTGGCTGATAAATCAAAGCTACTGGATGAAAGCGGAAGCAAGGTGAAATCCTTGACAGAGGAGGTAGCCAAGCTGGTGAGGGAGTTGGGGATCAGAGGGAAACTTCTTGATGAATCTCAG ATGAACTGTGCTCATTTAGAAAATTGCCTTCATGAAGCAAGAGAGGAAGCTCAAACCCATCTATGTGCAGCTGATAGAAGAGCCTCAGAGTATAGCGCATTGCGTGCTTCTGCAGTCAAAATGCGCAGCCTCTTTGAAAGATTGAGAGTATGTGTTTTGTCCAGTGGTGTGGCTAATTTGGCTGAGTCCTTGCGTACATTATCTCAATCTTTAGCCAA TTCAATCAATGAAAAAGAGGAGGATGGCTCAGCTGAATTTCGCGAATGCATCCGGGTACTTGCTGATAAAGTTGGTGCATTATCAAGGCATCGAGCAGAGCTGGCTGATAAATGTTCCAAATTTGATGCTGCAAATAAGCAGGTGTCAAAGGAgttggaagaaaagaaagaattggtAAACACCCTCTACAAAAAGCATCAACACGAGAAGCAG GCAAACAAAGAGAAGATATCATTTGGGCGTTTAGAAATCCATGAAATTGCTGCATTTGTTCTCAACTCTACTGGAAACTATGAAGCTATCAATCGAAACTGCCCTCGTTACTACCTCTCTGCAGAATCTGTTGCTCTGTTTACTGACCATCTTCCAAATCGTCCAAGCTATATCATAGGGCTGGTTGTGCATATTGAACAACAGACTGTGAGGTCCACACCCTCAACATCAGTTCGAGCTGACCATGATAGAGATCGTTTAGATATACTGACTTCTGACACAGGAACCAGTCGTTTGTCCTTGAATTCAGGATCAACTACGAACCCGTATGGTCTCCCTGTTGGCTGTGAATACTTCGTCGTGACAGTAGCCATGTTACCTGATACCACCATTCATTCACCACCTCCTTCCTGA